A single region of the Roseivivax sp. THAF197b genome encodes:
- a CDS encoding acetyl-CoA carboxylase carboxyltransferase subunit alpha yields MTHYLDFEKPLAEIEGKAEELRAMARSNEEMDIEAEARALDKKAADMLRDLYGKLTPWRKCQVARHPTRPHCRDYIEALFSEYTPLAGDRAFGEDDAVMGGLARFGDRPVVVIGHEKGNDTQSRLHHNFGMARPEGYRKAIRLMDMADRFGLPVITLVDTPGAYPGKGAEERGQSEAIARATEKCLQIGVPLLSVIIGEGGSGGAVAFASANRVAMLEHSVYSVISPEGCASILWKDAEKMREAAEALRLTAQDLQKLGVCDRIIPEPLGGAHRDADATIAAVGEAISAMLGEMGESDRAGYIAARRKKFLSIGSKGLAA; encoded by the coding sequence ATGACCCATTATCTCGATTTCGAAAAACCGCTGGCCGAGATTGAAGGCAAGGCGGAAGAGCTGCGCGCGATGGCCCGCAGCAACGAAGAGATGGATATCGAGGCCGAGGCCCGCGCGCTCGACAAGAAGGCCGCGGACATGCTGCGGGACCTCTACGGCAAGCTGACGCCCTGGCGGAAATGCCAGGTGGCGCGGCATCCGACCCGGCCGCATTGCCGCGATTATATCGAGGCGCTGTTCTCGGAATACACGCCGCTCGCGGGCGACCGGGCCTTCGGCGAAGACGACGCGGTGATGGGCGGGCTCGCGCGCTTTGGCGACCGGCCCGTCGTGGTGATCGGCCACGAGAAGGGCAACGACACGCAGTCGCGCCTGCACCACAATTTCGGCATGGCCCGGCCCGAGGGTTACCGCAAGGCGATCCGCCTGATGGACATGGCCGACCGCTTCGGCCTGCCGGTCATCACACTGGTGGACACGCCCGGCGCCTATCCCGGCAAGGGTGCCGAGGAGCGGGGCCAGTCCGAGGCCATCGCGCGCGCCACCGAGAAATGCCTGCAGATCGGCGTGCCGCTTCTGTCCGTCATCATCGGCGAAGGCGGATCGGGCGGGGCCGTGGCCTTCGCCAGCGCGAACCGCGTGGCGATGCTGGAGCATTCGGTCTATTCGGTGATCTCGCCCGAAGGCTGCGCGTCGATCCTGTGGAAGGATGCCGAGAAGATGCGCGAGGCGGCGGAAGCGCTGCGGCTCACGGCGCAAGACCTGCAGAAGTTGGGTGTCTGCGACCGAATCATCCCCGAACCCCTGGGCGGCGCGCATCGCGATGCGGACGCCACTATCGCCGCGGTAGGAGAGGCGATCTCCGCCATGCTGGGCGAGATGGGCGAGAGCGACCGCGCCGGATATATCGCGGCACGGCGGAAAAAGTTCCTCAGCATCGGCTCCAAGGGCCTCGCCGCCTGA
- a CDS encoding MATE family efflux transporter, translated as MAGKLDLNEKSVPAALWQVSAPMAIGILGVLSVGLADSFFLARAGQDELAAIGFIYPVIVAITSLSIGLSAGTSAVVSQALGANGGDDSTSARLAMHALIVAASLATLVAILLYFVAPWLFGLMGAEGAVLEGIRAYMPWWCLGFPFIVAGQALNSVFRAGGEARIAASVMLSQAIINIVLDPIFIFGLGPIPELCIEGAGIATATARILAFAGCLAFAIRTRRIDISNCSLSGFGASALRIGKVGGPASLSNAINPAGMAAVTAAVAIIGESAVGGFGAATRVQNLLFVPMLALSAGIGPVVGQAWGSGDKARAQQTVRLTFLLCLGYGIAVSTLLWLTAEPVARVMTNGLEAVPYAAQYLRWVSISFFGYGILVTANAAMNAREKPMLSLTLSLGRIGLIYVPLAWAGAYALGYSGILAAAVAANLGAVLGALVLCRRAGVLGGLDLGDAARSAAATARPN; from the coding sequence GTGGCGGGAAAACTCGATCTCAACGAAAAATCGGTTCCGGCCGCCCTCTGGCAGGTCTCGGCCCCCATGGCGATCGGCATCCTCGGGGTGCTGTCCGTGGGTCTGGCCGACAGCTTCTTTCTCGCGCGCGCCGGGCAGGATGAACTCGCCGCGATCGGTTTCATCTACCCGGTGATCGTCGCGATCACGTCGCTCTCCATCGGGTTGTCGGCGGGCACCAGCGCGGTGGTCAGCCAGGCGCTCGGGGCCAATGGCGGCGATGACAGCACCTCGGCGCGCCTTGCGATGCACGCGCTCATCGTCGCGGCGAGCCTCGCAACGCTCGTCGCCATCCTGCTATATTTCGTCGCCCCCTGGCTCTTCGGCCTGATGGGGGCGGAGGGCGCGGTGCTCGAGGGCATCCGCGCCTACATGCCGTGGTGGTGCCTGGGCTTTCCCTTCATCGTGGCCGGGCAGGCGCTGAATTCCGTCTTTCGCGCAGGCGGCGAGGCGCGGATCGCGGCATCGGTGATGCTGAGCCAGGCCATCATCAACATCGTGCTCGATCCGATCTTCATCTTCGGGCTCGGCCCGATCCCCGAACTTTGCATCGAGGGCGCGGGGATTGCCACGGCAACGGCCCGCATCCTGGCCTTCGCGGGTTGCCTCGCCTTCGCGATCCGCACCCGGCGGATCGACATCTCGAACTGCTCGCTCTCGGGCTTTGGTGCCTCGGCGCTGCGTATCGGCAAGGTCGGCGGTCCGGCCTCGCTGTCGAACGCGATCAACCCGGCGGGCATGGCGGCCGTGACCGCGGCCGTCGCGATCATCGGGGAAAGCGCGGTGGGCGGCTTCGGGGCCGCGACCCGCGTTCAGAACCTCCTCTTCGTGCCGATGCTGGCGCTGTCTGCGGGGATCGGCCCGGTGGTGGGGCAGGCCTGGGGATCGGGAGACAAGGCGCGAGCGCAACAGACGGTGCGGCTGACCTTCCTGCTGTGCCTGGGCTACGGCATCGCGGTCTCCACGCTGCTCTGGCTCACCGCGGAACCGGTCGCGCGAGTGATGACCAACGGGCTCGAAGCGGTCCCCTATGCGGCGCAATACCTCCGCTGGGTCTCGATCAGCTTTTTCGGCTACGGCATCCTTGTCACCGCCAATGCCGCGATGAATGCCCGCGAGAAGCCCATGCTGTCCCTGACGCTCAGCCTGGGCCGGATCGGGCTGATCTACGTGCCGCTGGCCTGGGCCGGAGCCTATGCGCTGGGCTATTCGGGCATTCTTGCCGCTGCGGTCGCGGCCAATCTCGGCGCGGTTCTGGGCGCCCTCGTCCTGTGCCGCCGGGCGGGCGTTCTGGGCGGTCTCGACCTCGGGGACGCCGCCCGCTCGGCCGCCGCCACCGCCCGGCCGAATTGA
- a CDS encoding GFA family protein, which translates to MLTGSCCCGDITFTVSGTPKGAAVCHCTQCRKMSGHLWSSSYVPEGDIAIDGPVQWFAASDNAKRGFCPRCGSFLFWKAHDEDTMSFAMGAIDGPTDLSIVKHIFTDSRGDYYDLPDDVPCTP; encoded by the coding sequence ATGCTGACCGGAAGCTGTTGCTGCGGCGATATCACCTTCACCGTTTCGGGCACGCCCAAGGGCGCTGCGGTCTGTCATTGCACGCAATGCCGCAAGATGTCGGGGCATCTGTGGTCCTCCTCCTACGTGCCCGAGGGCGATATCGCCATCGACGGACCGGTGCAGTGGTTCGCGGCAAGCGACAACGCCAAGCGCGGCTTCTGCCCGCGCTGCGGCTCGTTCCTGTTCTGGAAGGCGCATGACGAGGACACGATGAGCTTCGCCATGGGCGCGATCGACGGGCCGACCGACCTGAGTATCGTCAAGCATATCTTCACCGACAGCCGCGGCGATTATTACGATCTGCCGGATGACGTGCCCTGCACGCCATGA
- a CDS encoding LysE family translocator → MIALPDPASFLAFLGAGILLNLTPGSDVMFALASGARGGRRAGIAAAAGIAAGAFVHVALTAFGVAAALRALPGAFDVIRWAGAGYLLYLAVSTWRAPPASRERGMADLPGAFRRGFVTNLLNPKVALFVLAFLPQFADPARGPVWSQLLALGAVFMTTGFVITAAYGAAAGALAEVLRARARAMNRVAALVFAALAVRLAWG, encoded by the coding sequence ATGATCGCGCTGCCCGATCCGGCAAGTTTCCTGGCTTTTCTGGGCGCAGGCATTCTGCTCAACCTGACGCCCGGATCGGACGTGATGTTCGCGCTGGCCTCGGGCGCGCGGGGCGGCAGACGCGCAGGCATTGCCGCAGCGGCCGGGATCGCCGCCGGGGCGTTCGTGCATGTGGCGCTGACGGCCTTCGGGGTCGCGGCGGCGCTGCGCGCACTGCCCGGCGCTTTTGACGTGATCCGGTGGGCGGGAGCGGGGTACCTTCTCTATCTCGCGGTCAGCACGTGGCGCGCGCCGCCTGCGAGCCGCGAACGCGGCATGGCGGATCTGCCGGGCGCCTTCCGCCGGGGCTTCGTGACCAACCTGCTCAATCCCAAGGTGGCGCTTTTCGTGCTGGCCTTCCTGCCGCAATTCGCCGATCCCGCCCGTGGCCCGGTCTGGAGCCAGCTTCTTGCGCTGGGTGCCGTGTTCATGACCACCGGCTTCGTCATCACGGCGGCTTACGGTGCCGCGGCGGGCGCGCTGGCGGAGGTGCTGCGCGCACGGGCGCGCGCGATGAACCGGGTTGCGGCGCTGGTCTTTGCCGCCCTGGCGGTTAGGTTGGCTTGGGGATGA
- a CDS encoding M48 family metallopeptidase has translation MGIIELHGNPPIPVTLRRSARAKRISLRMSGIDGRVTLTLPRFVPEREGLAFLREKEAWLRDHLDRRAEPVSVAAGAVLPVEGVPRRVEAAPGRRLLLEADRIAVPGPEPRIAARLQAHLKGLARDRLAAASDRYAAALGRPYARITLRDTRSRWGSCSSQGGLSYSWRLILAPPEILDYVAAHEVAHLAHMDHSDRFWRQVTQLYGDWRTPRRWLRENGSELHRYRFDD, from the coding sequence ATGGGCATCATCGAACTGCATGGCAACCCGCCGATCCCGGTCACCTTGCGCCGCTCCGCACGGGCCAAGCGGATATCGCTGCGGATGTCCGGAATCGACGGGCGCGTGACGCTCACCCTGCCCCGATTCGTGCCTGAGCGCGAAGGCCTGGCCTTCCTGCGCGAAAAGGAAGCCTGGCTGCGCGATCACCTGGACCGCAGGGCAGAGCCCGTGTCGGTGGCGGCAGGCGCCGTGCTGCCGGTGGAGGGCGTGCCCCGCCGGGTGGAGGCAGCACCAGGGCGCAGGCTCCTTCTCGAGGCCGACCGGATCGCAGTGCCCGGCCCCGAGCCTCGCATCGCGGCCCGGCTTCAGGCCCATCTGAAGGGGTTGGCGCGGGACCGCCTTGCCGCGGCATCCGACCGCTATGCCGCGGCGCTGGGGCGTCCTTACGCGCGGATCACCCTGCGCGATACCCGCTCGCGCTGGGGGTCGTGTTCCAGCCAGGGCGGGCTGAGCTATTCCTGGCGGCTCATCCTCGCCCCGCCCGAGATCCTCGATTACGTGGCCGCGCACGAGGTCGCGCATTTGGCGCATATGGATCATTCCGATCGGTTCTGGCGGCAGGTCACGCAGCTTTACGGCGATTGGCGCACACCGCGCCGCTGGCTGCGCGAAAACGGGTCCGAATTGCACCGCTACCGCTTCGACGATTGA
- a CDS encoding cation:proton antiporter, with amino-acid sequence MSRDIALIAIGALFLTGLAADMLGRRTRLPRVTILLIFGILIGGSGLDLVPAEITALYEPVSIVALTMVAFLLGGALRLETLRRRGRAILAVSLSIVLVTQTIVAMGLWAMGAPLAVSLLLGAIACATAPATTRAVLHDTGATGPFAETVEGVVAIDDAWGMVAFALAMVGAQILAGGATSGGAAALFGASYEIGGSIALGLAIGLPAAHLTGRLSPGEPLQTEALGLVFLVAGLALWLDLSFLLTGMTVGAVIVNRARHHDYAFHEIEHIEWPFLILFFLLAGATLELSSLAELGLLGAGFVALRVAARMLGGWIGGLAGGLPAMERRWIGIALLPQAGVAVGMGLIAAERLPEHGETILSLTIGTTVLFELLGPLLTTLALRRAGAVPDAETPR; translated from the coding sequence ATGTCCCGCGACATCGCGCTGATCGCCATCGGAGCGCTGTTCCTGACCGGCCTCGCGGCGGATATGCTCGGGCGGCGCACCCGCCTGCCCCGCGTGACGATCCTGCTGATCTTCGGGATCCTGATCGGCGGCTCCGGGCTGGATCTGGTCCCCGCCGAGATCACAGCCCTCTACGAGCCTGTCTCCATCGTCGCGCTGACCATGGTGGCCTTCCTTCTGGGCGGCGCGCTCCGGCTCGAGACGCTGCGGCGGCGCGGGCGCGCGATCCTTGCGGTGTCGCTGTCCATCGTGCTCGTGACGCAGACCATTGTGGCAATGGGGCTGTGGGCCATGGGCGCGCCCCTTGCGGTGTCGCTGCTGCTTGGGGCCATCGCCTGCGCCACGGCCCCCGCCACGACGCGGGCAGTGCTGCACGATACCGGCGCGACCGGCCCTTTCGCCGAAACGGTCGAAGGCGTCGTGGCCATCGACGATGCCTGGGGCATGGTGGCCTTCGCCTTGGCGATGGTCGGCGCGCAGATCCTCGCAGGCGGCGCGACATCGGGCGGGGCCGCGGCGCTCTTCGGCGCGTCGTACGAGATCGGCGGTTCCATCGCGCTGGGGCTCGCGATCGGGCTGCCCGCGGCGCATCTGACCGGGCGGCTCAGCCCCGGAGAGCCGCTCCAGACCGAGGCGCTGGGCCTCGTCTTCCTGGTGGCGGGGCTGGCGCTCTGGCTCGATCTGTCCTTCCTGCTGACAGGCATGACCGTGGGTGCTGTGATCGTGAACCGCGCCCGGCATCACGATTACGCCTTCCACGAGATCGAGCATATCGAATGGCCGTTCCTGATCCTGTTTTTCCTGCTCGCGGGCGCGACGCTGGAACTGTCGAGCCTTGCGGAGCTCGGACTTCTGGGCGCGGGCTTCGTGGCTCTGCGAGTAGCGGCACGGATGCTGGGCGGCTGGATCGGCGGGCTTGCAGGCGGCCTGCCCGCGATGGAACGGCGCTGGATCGGCATTGCGTTGCTGCCGCAGGCGGGCGTGGCCGTGGGCATGGGCCTGATCGCGGCGGAGCGGCTACCCGAACACGGCGAGACGATCCTGAGCCTGACCATCGGCACGACGGTCCTGTTCGAACTTCTGGGACCTTTGCTGACCACACTCGCCCTGCGGCGCGCGGGTGCTGTGCCGGATGCCGAAACCCCACGCTGA
- a CDS encoding TIGR02300 family protein has translation MAKEEWGVKRLCPTTGKRFYDMNRDPVVSPYTGEVVEIETGKRSMIAADAADGASRKAKKADTEETDVVEDDDVDVDLGDDDVLDDDDDDENVSLDEIADVADDSDD, from the coding sequence ATGGCCAAGGAAGAATGGGGCGTCAAAAGGCTGTGCCCGACCACGGGCAAGCGATTCTACGACATGAACCGCGATCCGGTCGTCAGCCCCTATACGGGCGAAGTCGTCGAGATCGAGACCGGCAAGCGTTCGATGATCGCTGCTGACGCTGCCGACGGCGCCAGCCGCAAGGCCAAGAAGGCCGATACCGAGGAGACGGATGTCGTCGAAGATGACGATGTCGATGTGGATCTCGGTGATGATGACGTGCTCGATGACGACGATGACGATGAAAACGTCTCGCTCGACGAGATCGCGGACGTCGCGGACGACAGCGACGATTGA
- a CDS encoding GAF domain-containing protein, translated as MRANYDDLAKTIAALTEGETDAVALMATIVCELHHADDRFDWTGFYRVTAPETLKIGPYQGGHGCLVIPFARGVCGAAARTGEVQLVDDVEAFPGHIACATSTRSEIVLPVWNGAGVLLGVLDIDSDRPAAFDEADAEALSAILARSFEHAA; from the coding sequence ATGCGCGCGAATTACGACGACCTTGCCAAGACCATCGCGGCCCTCACCGAGGGCGAGACCGACGCGGTCGCCCTCATGGCCACGATCGTGTGCGAGCTGCACCACGCCGATGATCGCTTCGACTGGACGGGCTTTTACCGCGTGACGGCCCCCGAGACGCTGAAGATCGGGCCCTATCAGGGCGGACATGGCTGCCTCGTCATTCCGTTTGCGCGCGGGGTCTGCGGTGCGGCGGCGCGTACGGGCGAGGTTCAGCTCGTCGACGATGTGGAGGCCTTTCCGGGCCATATCGCCTGCGCGACCTCCACCCGGTCCGAGATCGTGCTGCCGGTCTGGAACGGCGCGGGCGTGCTGCTGGGTGTGCTCGACATCGACAGCGACCGGCCTGCGGCTTTCGATGAGGCAGATGCCGAGGCGCTCTCCGCGATCCTCGCCCGCAGTTTCGAGCATGCCGCGTGA
- a CDS encoding LysE family translocator, whose amino-acid sequence MSGQAWLIFAGFWVLFVTSPGPNAVNCIQNGMTHGFWRALWGVAAILTQALLFLTLSALGITALLTTAPTAFLAAKIAGAAVLIWLGIRGWRRAGQPLTEVAAAPGSIYLRAFAIATINPKSVAGYLAAFSQFVDPNVPILSQMGVIVPTALSITAMSYIGYTVLGTALGRAALGAVADRRVRRVLAGCFVFYGLALGASIFA is encoded by the coding sequence GTGAGCGGACAGGCCTGGCTGATCTTCGCGGGCTTCTGGGTTCTCTTCGTCACATCGCCGGGACCGAATGCGGTCAACTGCATCCAGAACGGCATGACGCACGGCTTCTGGCGCGCGCTTTGGGGCGTCGCCGCGATCCTGACGCAGGCGCTGTTGTTTCTGACGCTCTCGGCCTTGGGGATCACCGCCCTTCTGACCACGGCGCCGACGGCGTTCCTTGCCGCGAAAATCGCCGGGGCTGCGGTGCTGATCTGGCTCGGCATCCGCGGCTGGCGGCGCGCAGGCCAGCCCTTGACCGAGGTCGCGGCGGCACCGGGCTCGATCTATCTGCGCGCCTTCGCGATCGCGACGATCAATCCCAAGAGCGTCGCGGGCTACCTCGCGGCGTTCTCGCAATTCGTCGATCCGAACGTGCCGATCCTTTCGCAGATGGGGGTGATCGTGCCCACGGCGCTGAGCATCACCGCGATGAGCTACATCGGCTACACGGTCCTTGGCACGGCGCTTGGACGCGCGGCACTGGGGGCTGTGGCGGACAGACGCGTGCGCCGTGTTCTCGCGGGCTGTTTCGTGTTTTATGGTCTGGCGCTGGGTGCGAGCATTTTCGCCTGA
- a CDS encoding RluA family pseudouridine synthase, translated as MSDGPGTDYDPPQGEIPVLHADHEILVVDKPAGLLSVPGKGEGLADCLIARLQIAFPEVLLVHRLDRDTSGVMVFALTPHAQRHLGLQFEKRQMKKTYLARVAGRIAEKTGEIDLPLIVDWPNRPLQKVDHETGKPALTNWRVMKAQEDETRVRLFPKTGRSHQLRVHMLALGHPILGDPLYAPESAAEFPRMMLHAEELRLRHPDGGRGMQFRAKPPF; from the coding sequence TTGTCTGACGGCCCCGGCACCGATTACGACCCGCCCCAGGGCGAAATTCCCGTCCTGCATGCCGATCACGAGATCCTCGTCGTGGACAAGCCCGCGGGGCTCCTGTCGGTGCCGGGCAAGGGCGAAGGCCTGGCAGATTGCCTGATCGCGCGGCTGCAGATCGCCTTTCCGGAGGTGCTGCTGGTGCACAGGCTCGACCGGGACACGTCGGGCGTGATGGTCTTCGCGCTGACACCCCATGCCCAGCGCCATCTTGGGCTGCAATTCGAAAAGCGGCAGATGAAGAAGACCTATCTTGCGCGGGTGGCCGGGCGCATCGCTGAAAAGACGGGCGAGATCGATTTACCGCTGATCGTCGACTGGCCGAACCGGCCCTTGCAGAAGGTCGATCACGAGACGGGCAAGCCCGCGCTGACCAATTGGCGGGTGATGAAGGCGCAGGAGGACGAGACGCGGGTGCGGCTGTTTCCGAAGACCGGCCGGTCGCACCAGCTCAGGGTGCATATGCTGGCGCTCGGCCATCCGATTCTGGGCGATCCGCTTTACGCGCCCGAAAGTGCTGCGGAGTTTCCGCGCATGATGCTGCATGCGGAGGAATTGCGCCTGCGCCATCCCGATGGCGGGCGGGGCATGCAGTTTCGCGCCAAGCCACCTTTCTGA
- the truB gene encoding tRNA pseudouridine(55) synthase TruB translates to MGRARKGRDVAGWLVVDKPAGLTSTAVVNKVRWALSAKKAGHAGTLDPDATGVLAVALGEATKTVPYITDALKAYRFTVRLGQATNTDDAEGEVIATSDLRPSDAEIKEALHGFVGEIMQIPPQYSAVKIDGERAYKRARDGETMEIAARPLWVEELVMTGREDADHVTLEMTCGKGGYVRSVARDLGAALGCRGHVRELRRLWSGPFDAADGISLEEIERLAKDPALDAHLLPIEAGLTDLPELRCAAAEANRIRNGNPGAVAASDLDYGEECWASCDGVPVAVGRYRAGTFHPDRVFVTPT, encoded by the coding sequence ATGGGACGCGCACGCAAGGGTCGGGATGTGGCGGGCTGGCTCGTCGTCGACAAGCCCGCCGGGCTGACATCGACAGCCGTGGTCAACAAGGTGCGCTGGGCGCTGTCGGCGAAAAAGGCGGGCCATGCGGGCACGCTGGATCCGGATGCGACAGGCGTGCTGGCCGTGGCCCTTGGCGAGGCCACCAAGACCGTCCCCTACATCACCGATGCGCTGAAGGCCTACCGCTTCACCGTCCGGCTGGGCCAGGCGACCAACACCGACGATGCCGAGGGCGAGGTGATCGCGACCTCCGATCTGCGCCCCTCCGATGCCGAGATCAAGGAAGCCCTGCACGGTTTCGTGGGCGAGATCATGCAGATCCCGCCGCAATATTCCGCGGTGAAGATCGACGGCGAACGCGCCTATAAACGCGCCCGAGACGGCGAGACGATGGAGATTGCCGCCCGCCCGCTCTGGGTCGAGGAGCTGGTGATGACCGGGCGCGAGGACGCCGATCACGTCACGCTCGAAATGACCTGCGGCAAGGGCGGCTATGTGCGCTCCGTGGCGCGCGATCTGGGCGCGGCGCTGGGCTGTCGCGGCCATGTTCGCGAGCTGCGGCGCCTCTGGTCCGGGCCCTTCGATGCCGCGGACGGCATAAGCCTTGAGGAGATCGAGCGCCTGGCGAAAGATCCTGCCCTCGACGCGCATCTCCTGCCCATTGAGGCAGGCCTCACCGATCTGCCGGAACTGCGCTGCGCCGCGGCCGAGGCCAATCGCATCCGCAACGGCAATCCCGGCGCGGTGGCGGCCTCCGATCTCGACTACGGCGAGGAATGCTGGGCCTCCTGCGACGGCGTTCCCGTGGCTGTCGGGCGCTACCGGGCCGGGACTTTCCACCCCGACCGGGTCTTCGTCACCCCGACCTGA
- a CDS encoding homocysteine S-methyltransferase family protein: MAKITLLDGGMGQELIKRSGDEPTPLWATRVMIDRPGLVEQVHRDFFAAGASVAMANTYALLPDRLERAGLLDQIDTFRAAAIAEAQSARDAHGKGRIAGCIGPLGGSYRTDMFPGMEQAVATYSEIVRKMAPEVDLIAFETLATLDTLRAALTAGQETSKPVWIAITVDDQDGTRLRSGEPVAEAAALAAEGGCAALLANCSAPEAMGPALAEMAPSGLRLGAYANAFTQITKDFLDAEATVNALAARRDMGPQRYAGFAMDWVAQGATIVGGCCETGPEHIAAIAERLRNAGHEIV, from the coding sequence ATGGCCAAGATAACGCTGCTCGATGGCGGCATGGGTCAGGAACTGATCAAGCGCTCGGGCGACGAGCCGACACCGCTTTGGGCGACCCGCGTGATGATCGACCGGCCCGGCCTCGTGGAGCAGGTGCACCGGGACTTTTTCGCGGCAGGCGCCAGCGTGGCGATGGCGAATACCTACGCGCTTCTGCCCGACAGGCTGGAGCGGGCGGGGCTTCTCGATCAGATCGACACCTTCCGCGCGGCGGCCATTGCGGAGGCGCAATCGGCGCGCGATGCCCATGGCAAGGGCCGGATCGCGGGCTGTATCGGCCCGCTTGGCGGCTCCTACCGCACGGACATGTTCCCCGGCATGGAACAGGCCGTCGCGACCTATTCCGAGATCGTGCGCAAGATGGCGCCCGAGGTCGATCTCATCGCCTTCGAGACGCTGGCCACGCTCGACACGCTGCGCGCGGCGCTGACGGCGGGGCAGGAAACCTCGAAGCCGGTCTGGATCGCGATCACGGTGGACGATCAGGACGGCACCCGACTGCGCTCGGGCGAGCCTGTGGCCGAAGCCGCCGCCCTTGCCGCCGAGGGCGGATGCGCCGCACTTCTGGCCAATTGCTCCGCCCCCGAGGCGATGGGTCCGGCACTGGCGGAAATGGCGCCCTCCGGTCTGCGGCTCGGCGCCTATGCCAATGCCTTCACCCAGATCACCAAGGACTTCCTTGACGCCGAGGCCACGGTCAATGCACTGGCCGCCCGGCGCGACATGGGCCCCCAGCGCTATGCGGGCTTCGCGATGGATTGGGTGGCGCAAGGCGCGACCATCGTCGGCGGCTGCTGCGAGACGGGGCCCGAGCATATCGCCGCCATCGCCGAGCGGCTGCGCAATGCGGGGCACGAGATTGTCTGA
- a CDS encoding GntR family transcriptional regulator, which produces MLTPPRPAPVTAPRVAEVTPSAHDKVYRGLRSRIMFGQMAPGAALTLRGIGREFGVSMTPAREAVQRLVAEGALSMSASGRVATPELSPDRIEELAALRALIEVELASRALPRAHMALIERLQSINSAMTDVVSNRDAVGYIRTNLEFHRTLYLRAQAPAMLAMAETVWLQLGPTMGALYARLRRSEAPQYHRLIVAALKAGDEPSLRLAVRSDVTQGLKMLAT; this is translated from the coding sequence ATGTTGACACCACCGCGCCCTGCCCCCGTGACTGCCCCCCGCGTGGCCGAGGTCACGCCATCGGCGCATGACAAGGTGTACCGAGGCCTCAGGTCGCGCATCATGTTCGGCCAGATGGCCCCCGGCGCCGCACTGACCCTGCGCGGGATCGGCCGGGAATTCGGCGTCTCCATGACACCCGCACGCGAAGCGGTGCAGCGCCTTGTCGCCGAAGGGGCGCTGTCGATGTCCGCCTCGGGCCGCGTGGCCACGCCGGAACTGTCCCCCGACCGGATCGAGGAGCTGGCCGCCCTGCGCGCTCTCATCGAGGTGGAGCTGGCTTCGCGCGCCCTGCCGCGCGCCCACATGGCGCTGATCGAACGGTTGCAAAGCATCAACAGCGCGATGACCGACGTCGTCTCCAACCGCGACGCGGTGGGCTATATCCGCACAAACCTCGAATTTCACCGCACGCTCTATCTGCGCGCCCAGGCGCCCGCGATGCTGGCCATGGCCGAAACGGTCTGGCTGCAGCTTGGCCCGACCATGGGCGCGCTCTATGCCCGCCTGCGCAGGTCGGAGGCCCCACAATACCACCGCTTGATCGTGGCCGCGCTCAAGGCGGGCGACGAGCCCTCGCTCAGGCTCGCGGTGCGCTCGGACGTGACGCAGGGCCTGAAGATGCTGGCCACCTGA
- a CDS encoding LysE family translocator, producing MTPDLFTALIAFAFVTVMTPGPNNFMLMASGANFGFRRTLPHMAGVGLGFPAMCFCVGLGVMRLFDLWPPAYAILTVLSVAYMLYLAWKIANAAAPARGEEDVSVDGTPLSFLQAAAFQWVNPKAWSMALSAITLYAPGKSLGAVLWVVGAYIACSMVSTTSWTSIGTTLRRFLQEPRRLRLFNWTMAGLLVASLIPVILG from the coding sequence ATGACACCTGATCTCTTCACAGCGCTCATCGCGTTTGCCTTCGTCACCGTGATGACGCCCGGCCCCAACAACTTCATGTTGATGGCTTCGGGGGCGAATTTCGGCTTCCGCCGGACGCTGCCGCATATGGCGGGCGTGGGTCTGGGCTTTCCGGCGATGTGTTTCTGCGTGGGGCTCGGGGTGATGCGGCTCTTCGATCTCTGGCCGCCGGCCTATGCGATCCTGACGGTGCTGTCGGTGGCCTACATGCTGTACCTGGCCTGGAAGATCGCCAATGCCGCCGCGCCTGCGCGGGGCGAGGAGGATGTGAGCGTTGATGGCACGCCCTTGTCCTTCCTGCAGGCGGCCGCCTTCCAATGGGTCAATCCGAAGGCCTGGTCGATGGCGCTGTCGGCGATCACGCTCTATGCGCCGGGCAAATCGCTGGGCGCTGTGCTGTGGGTGGTGGGCGCCTATATCGCCTGTTCCATGGTCTCCACCACAAGCTGGACCAGCATCGGCACGACCCTTCGGCGCTTTCTGCAGGAGCCGCGCCGCTTGCGGCTCTTCAACTGGACGATGGCGGGCCTTCTGGTGGCCTCGCTCATCCCGGTGATCCTCGGCTGA